From Amycolatopsis sp. cg9, one genomic window encodes:
- a CDS encoding GPW/gp25 family protein: MAERADLIGRGWAFPGQLTPGGGVRLVGGGEEIDAALRLILSTAPGERVMRPDFGCAMWENLFAPVNFDTLGRIEQSVREAVARWEPRIEPLTVSATAEADGARVSIDIGYRIRATNDHRNLVFPFYVIPQEEAAP, from the coding sequence ATGGCGGAACGGGCGGACCTGATCGGCCGCGGCTGGGCGTTTCCCGGGCAGCTCACGCCGGGCGGCGGCGTGCGGCTGGTCGGCGGCGGCGAGGAGATCGACGCGGCGCTTCGGCTGATCCTGTCCACCGCGCCGGGGGAACGGGTGATGCGCCCGGACTTCGGCTGCGCGATGTGGGAGAACCTGTTCGCGCCGGTGAACTTCGACACCCTGGGCCGGATCGAGCAGAGCGTGCGGGAAGCCGTCGCCCGCTGGGAACCCCGGATCGAACCGCTCACGGTGAGCGCCACCGCCGAAGCGGACGGCGCGCGCGTGTCGATCGACATCGGTTACCGGATCCGGGCGACGAACGACCACCGGAACCTCGTGTTCCCGTTCTACGTGATCCCCCAGGAGGAGGCGGCGCCATGA
- a CDS encoding PAAR domain-containing protein, with product MTGTDTHIVLTPSPGGPVPTPTPMPFAGKLVTGLSADVLVNGLPAATVNSGAQNLPPHLPPPGTSFSRPPANTGTVLTGSATVLCNGKGMARTGDRVRTCNDPVDAPTSAIGPGSANVLVG from the coding sequence GTGACCGGCACCGACACGCACATCGTGCTCACGCCCTCGCCGGGCGGCCCGGTGCCCACCCCGACCCCGATGCCGTTCGCCGGAAAGCTGGTGACCGGGCTGTCCGCCGACGTCCTCGTCAACGGGCTCCCGGCCGCGACGGTGAACAGCGGCGCGCAGAACCTGCCACCGCACCTGCCACCGCCGGGCACGTCGTTCTCGCGCCCGCCCGCCAACACCGGCACGGTGCTGACCGGCTCGGCGACCGTGCTGTGCAACGGCAAGGGCATGGCCCGCACCGGCGACCGGGTGCGGACGTGCAACGACCCCGTCGACGCGCCGACGTCGGCGATCGGGCCCGGTTCGGCGAACGTGCTGGTGGGCTGA
- a CDS encoding VgrG-related protein — MTEERRLDGVLVTVDGSPLRTELYGRLTLVQVEESVQLPDTFLLRFDDQHFELFDEDRFRLGTAIDIAFRAEGEPVVVTSGEVTAISVEAGAGGRHELVVTGLDLTHRLARGGKSRAFTNMTDADVARRIAGEYGLDADVDGTSEIREHTLQHGETDYAFLRRIADRIGYDFWITERKFHFKRKPAGRRRPPVLVWGDNLHDFRVRFASVDACDEVVVTAWDPVDKRAVTGRASTPDPGSDAPAVAEMAAAARRGFGAVTRRAGQFPAASKPEADARAEALLRKASGGQVVLRGEATGNPWLGAGTEVQLDRVGRRLAGRYRVTSVEHVYGTGRPYVTRFVCGGQESDGLADLLGGGGGRGWGSLVVAVVTNNDDKAGQARVKVRFPTLTDDESTWARVVAPGAGAKRGVQWLPEVGDEVLIGFENDDKARPLVLGGLWSRKDAPPEAAVSRGGKVERRILASRKDHRLVLTDEPASSIELKLGDSGCLLHLEQTESKLTGERKLVLTADRIEIKAGQKLVLDGPQVEITATGAVTVSGKPIKLN, encoded by the coding sequence GTGACTGAGGAACGCCGCCTCGACGGCGTGCTCGTCACCGTCGACGGCTCGCCGCTGCGCACCGAGCTGTACGGGCGGCTCACGCTGGTGCAGGTCGAAGAGTCCGTGCAGCTGCCCGACACGTTCCTGCTGCGCTTCGACGACCAGCACTTCGAGCTGTTCGACGAGGACCGGTTCCGGCTCGGCACGGCGATCGACATCGCGTTCCGCGCGGAGGGCGAGCCGGTGGTCGTCACCTCCGGCGAGGTCACCGCCATCTCCGTCGAGGCCGGCGCGGGCGGACGGCACGAGCTCGTGGTGACCGGGCTGGACCTGACCCACCGCCTGGCGCGCGGCGGCAAGTCGCGGGCGTTCACCAACATGACCGACGCCGATGTCGCCCGCCGGATCGCCGGGGAGTACGGCCTCGACGCCGACGTCGACGGCACCAGCGAGATCCGCGAGCACACGCTGCAGCACGGCGAAACCGACTACGCGTTCCTGCGGCGCATCGCCGACCGGATCGGCTACGACTTCTGGATCACCGAACGCAAGTTCCACTTCAAGCGCAAGCCCGCCGGGCGGCGCCGGCCGCCGGTGCTGGTGTGGGGGGACAACCTCCACGACTTCCGGGTGCGCTTCGCCTCCGTGGACGCCTGCGACGAGGTCGTCGTCACCGCATGGGACCCGGTGGACAAGCGGGCCGTCACCGGCCGGGCCAGTACCCCGGACCCGGGGTCGGACGCGCCCGCGGTCGCGGAGATGGCCGCCGCCGCGCGCCGGGGTTTCGGCGCGGTCACGCGGCGGGCGGGGCAGTTCCCGGCGGCGAGCAAACCCGAAGCGGACGCGCGGGCGGAAGCGTTGCTGCGCAAGGCTTCCGGCGGTCAGGTGGTCCTGCGCGGCGAGGCGACGGGCAATCCGTGGCTGGGTGCCGGCACCGAGGTCCAGCTCGACCGGGTGGGCCGCCGCCTGGCCGGCCGGTACCGGGTCACCAGCGTCGAGCACGTCTACGGCACCGGGCGCCCGTACGTGACGCGGTTCGTCTGCGGCGGCCAGGAGTCCGACGGGCTGGCCGACCTGCTCGGCGGCGGCGGTGGCCGCGGCTGGGGCAGCCTGGTCGTCGCGGTGGTGACCAACAACGACGACAAGGCGGGCCAGGCGCGGGTGAAGGTGCGGTTCCCGACCCTGACCGACGACGAGAGCACCTGGGCCCGCGTGGTCGCGCCCGGGGCCGGCGCGAAGCGGGGCGTGCAGTGGCTGCCCGAGGTCGGGGACGAGGTCCTGATCGGCTTCGAGAACGACGACAAGGCGCGGCCCCTGGTGCTCGGCGGCCTGTGGAGCCGCAAGGACGCGCCGCCGGAGGCCGCGGTGTCGCGCGGCGGGAAGGTGGAGCGGCGGATCCTCGCCAGCCGCAAGGACCACCGGCTGGTGCTGACCGACGAGCCGGCCAGCTCGATCGAGCTGAAGCTGGGCGACTCCGGCTGCCTGCTGCACCTGGAGCAGACCGAGTCGAAGCTGACCGGCGAGCGCAAGCTCGTCCTCACCGCCGACCGCATCGAGATCAAGGCCGGCCAGAAGCTCGTGCTGGACGGTCCGCAGGTGGAGATCACCGCCACCGGCGCGGTGACCGTGTCCGGCAAGCCGATCAAGCTCAACTAG
- a CDS encoding peptidoglycan-binding protein, whose protein sequence is MSAPVKAYLQIEGGGRIDCMFNPAELTIAKSNTWSAKEAKGKNAPQLRFQAGQSATLTMSLTFDTTRTGDPVTEHTDRLLGLMKVDPKLAGSDRGRNSARPPWVEFHWGATYSFKAVVERLQVRFTYFAGSGTPLRAKADVSLKQWKDEAELPLQNPTSATPSLHTVHRLLPGETLDRVAAAHYGDPTRWRVIAEANGILDPLRLPDGVSLAVPELEVRHRD, encoded by the coding sequence ATGTCCGCTCCGGTCAAGGCGTACCTGCAGATCGAAGGCGGCGGGCGGATCGACTGCATGTTCAACCCCGCCGAGCTCACCATCGCCAAGTCCAACACCTGGAGCGCGAAGGAAGCCAAGGGCAAGAACGCGCCGCAGCTGCGGTTCCAGGCCGGGCAGTCGGCGACGCTGACGATGAGCCTGACCTTCGACACCACGCGCACCGGCGACCCGGTCACCGAGCACACCGACCGGCTGCTGGGCCTGATGAAGGTCGACCCGAAGCTCGCCGGCTCCGACCGCGGGCGCAACTCCGCCCGCCCGCCGTGGGTCGAATTCCACTGGGGCGCCACCTACTCCTTCAAAGCCGTGGTCGAACGCCTGCAGGTGCGGTTCACCTACTTCGCCGGCAGTGGCACGCCGTTGCGCGCCAAGGCCGACGTTTCACTGAAGCAGTGGAAGGACGAAGCCGAGCTGCCGCTGCAGAACCCGACGTCGGCCACGCCGTCGCTGCACACCGTCCACCGGCTGCTGCCCGGGGAGACGCTCGACCGGGTCGCCGCCGCGCACTACGGCGACCCGACCCGGTGGCGGGTCATCGCCGAGGCCAACGGCATCCTGGACCCCCTGCGGCTGCCCGACGGCGTTTCGCTGGCGGTGCCCGAGCTCGAGGTGCGCCACCGTGACTGA
- a CDS encoding DUF4157 domain-containing protein: MRYTTGPRTRAALAAAGALGATTGSTVHLSTPPGSRPAALGVLAHELAHARRPVGRPRFLLGLPEGAADEDERAARSAGEAVRSTADRAVSAGVVDRLPVGGAGAGGVVDVATQAAKAAVADEVAQARQPVTQYFGAAAQVAAGEARDTAGEAAGPVAETANRAAVTVASGPPGAGVDLDRIAEAIEARVLRQLERRGGRYTGVF, translated from the coding sequence GTGCGCTACACCACCGGGCCGCGCACCCGGGCGGCGCTCGCCGCCGCCGGGGCACTCGGGGCCACCACCGGCAGCACCGTGCACCTGAGCACGCCGCCCGGCTCCCGGCCTGCCGCGCTCGGCGTGCTCGCGCACGAACTCGCGCACGCCCGCCGCCCGGTCGGGCGGCCGCGGTTCCTGCTCGGGCTGCCCGAGGGGGCGGCCGACGAGGACGAACGGGCCGCCCGTTCGGCCGGTGAAGCCGTCCGGAGCACGGCCGATCGGGCCGTCTCCGCCGGGGTCGTGGACCGCCTGCCCGTCGGCGGGGCCGGTGCGGGCGGGGTCGTGGACGTCGCGACGCAGGCCGCGAAGGCCGCGGTGGCCGACGAGGTCGCTCAGGCCCGCCAGCCGGTCACCCAGTACTTCGGCGCCGCCGCGCAAGTCGCGGCGGGAGAGGCCCGGGACACGGCCGGCGAAGCGGCCGGACCCGTTGCCGAGACGGCGAACCGCGCGGCGGTGACCGTCGCGAGTGGACCGCCGGGCGCGGGCGTCGATCTCGACCGGATCGCCGAGGCCATCGAAGCGCGCGTCCTGCGCCAGCTCGAACGCCGCGGCGGCCGGTACACGGGGGTGTTCTGA
- a CDS encoding phage tail protein yields MTGTARTPDPPFTGRFVFLVDGLTIGAFTEVSGLSVQIDTEELAEGGQNHYTHKLPGRMKWPNLVLKRGITESDNLFEWFAKCSGDGFAKADNRLERLGGSVKLLDTTGKTVRRWSFVEAYPVKWTGPRLAASSRDLAVEELEVCHCGFKPEK; encoded by the coding sequence GTGACCGGGACGGCACGCACGCCTGACCCGCCGTTCACCGGCCGGTTCGTGTTCCTGGTGGACGGCCTGACGATCGGGGCGTTCACCGAGGTCTCGGGGCTGTCGGTGCAGATCGACACGGAGGAGCTGGCCGAAGGCGGCCAGAACCACTACACGCACAAGCTGCCGGGCCGGATGAAGTGGCCGAACCTCGTGCTCAAACGCGGGATCACCGAATCGGACAACCTGTTCGAGTGGTTCGCGAAGTGCTCCGGTGACGGGTTCGCCAAGGCGGACAACCGGCTCGAGCGCCTCGGCGGCTCGGTGAAGCTCCTGGACACCACGGGCAAGACCGTGCGCCGCTGGAGCTTCGTCGAGGCGTACCCGGTGAAGTGGACGGGCCCGCGGCTGGCGGCGTCCTCCCGCGATCTCGCCGTCGAGGAGCTGGAGGTGTGCCACTGTGGCTTCAAACCGGAGAAGTAG
- a CDS encoding phage tail protein: protein MPDLATTSVFVLEIDSVEMGSFRKVSGIESETETIEYKEVTKDGRMIIRKQPGAMKWSDITLERRIDSSHSLWEWRKEVIDGDIDKARRHGSIVAKNSKMEEVARWNFTDGWPSKWTGADFDAGANDVATEKVVITHEGLVRA from the coding sequence GTGCCGGATCTCGCGACGACGTCGGTCTTCGTGCTGGAGATCGACAGTGTCGAAATGGGGAGTTTCCGCAAGGTCTCCGGGATCGAGTCGGAGACCGAGACGATCGAGTACAAGGAAGTCACCAAGGACGGCCGGATGATCATCCGCAAGCAGCCGGGCGCGATGAAGTGGTCCGACATCACCCTGGAACGCCGGATCGACAGCTCGCACTCGCTGTGGGAGTGGCGCAAGGAGGTGATCGACGGCGACATCGACAAGGCCCGGCGGCACGGGTCGATCGTCGCGAAGAACTCCAAGATGGAAGAGGTCGCCCGGTGGAACTTCACCGACGGGTGGCCGTCCAAGTGGACCGGCGCGGACTTCGACGCCGGCGCCAACGACGTCGCGACCGAGAAGGTCGTCATCACCCACGAAGGCCTGGTCCGCGCGTGA